One window of the Leptotrichia hongkongensis genome contains the following:
- the trmD gene encoding tRNA (guanosine(37)-N1)-methyltransferase TrmD produces MKFNVLTLFPELFEQYLSQTILKRATEKDIIDFNIINIRDYARNKHSQMDDIPFGGGAGMVLKPEAYWNFFYENYEFYNNENNENSKKPYVIFLSPQGKQLTHKKVTELSEKDEIVLISGRYEGLDQRVIDKFVDEEISIGDYVLSSGDLPSLVIMDSVIRIKEGVIKKESFETDSFYNGLLGFPQYTRPVEIDGYTVPEVLRSGNHAKIDEYRQFHSIEKTMKNRMDLFEKKLENIDEDLEFKKVYKKYLKKKDM; encoded by the coding sequence ATGAAATTTAACGTACTCACACTATTTCCTGAATTATTTGAACAATATTTATCCCAAACGATACTAAAAAGAGCAACAGAAAAAGATATTATCGATTTTAATATTATAAACATAAGGGACTATGCTAGAAATAAACACAGCCAGATGGATGACATCCCTTTTGGTGGTGGCGCTGGAATGGTTTTAAAACCAGAAGCCTACTGGAACTTCTTTTACGAAAACTACGAGTTTTACAATAACGAAAATAATGAAAATTCAAAAAAGCCTTATGTAATCTTTTTATCCCCACAAGGAAAACAACTGACTCACAAAAAAGTTACTGAACTTTCAGAAAAAGATGAAATTGTACTTATTTCAGGACGTTACGAAGGTCTTGACCAAAGAGTAATTGATAAATTTGTAGATGAAGAAATTTCCATTGGAGATTATGTCCTAAGCAGTGGCGACTTGCCTTCCCTTGTAATTATGGACTCTGTTATTCGTATAAAGGAAGGTGTAATAAAAAAAGAATCTTTTGAAACAGATTCATTTTACAACGGACTACTTGGATTCCCCCAATATACAAGACCTGTAGAAATTGATGGCTATACTGTTCCAGAAGTATTACGAAGTGGCAATCACGCTAAAATTGATGAATATAGGCAGTTTCACTCAATTGAGAAAACTATGAAGAATAGAATGGATTTGTTTGAAAAAAAGTTAGAAAATATTGATGAAGATTTGGAATTTAAGAAGGTTTATAAGAAGTACTTAAAAAAGAAAGATATGTAG
- a CDS encoding RNA methyltransferase: MRDNIYVGLVHYPVYNRNNDIVATSVTNFDIHDISRTCRTYDIKKYFIITPVDAQKELTGRIIGYWTEGNGIEFNKNRNEAFENTELEDSVQSAIETIEKIEGKKPKIITTSAKIFPNTVGYADLGKEIIEDDTPYLILFGTGWGLTNEIMDLSYKILEPIRGNTRYNHLCVRSAVSIILDRLLGEN, from the coding sequence ATGAGAGATAACATATATGTGGGGCTTGTCCACTACCCTGTTTATAACAGAAATAACGATATTGTGGCAACTTCTGTCACAAACTTTGATATACACGATATTTCTAGGACTTGCAGAACTTACGATATTAAAAAATATTTCATTATAACTCCAGTTGATGCCCAGAAAGAGCTGACTGGCAGAATTATTGGCTACTGGACTGAAGGAAATGGGATAGAATTTAACAAAAATAGAAATGAAGCCTTTGAAAATACAGAACTTGAAGATTCTGTCCAAAGTGCTATAGAAACAATTGAAAAAATTGAAGGAAAAAAACCAAAAATTATTACAACTTCAGCAAAAATTTTCCCAAATACTGTTGGATATGCTGATTTAGGAAAGGAAATCATTGAAGATGATACTCCATATTTAATTTTATTTGGAACAGGATGGGGCCTTACAAATGAAATCATGGATTTATCCTATAAAATTCTGGAGCCAATCCGTGGGAATACCAGATATAATCATTTGTGTGTCAGAAGTGCTGTTTCAATAATTTTAGACAGATTACTTGGGGAAAACTAA
- a CDS encoding PTS-dependent dihydroxyacetone kinase phosphotransferase subunit DhaM: MKENNHNLVGIVVVSHSNTLAQEIINFVKVFKQENFALENGGNASREVYGTNVENVKEAIIRADSGAGVLVFVDMGSSVFNAAKAIKELEGQVEAKIADAPLVEGIISAVAANFDGISLADLKIIAEDSRKFTKLKKEI; encoded by the coding sequence ATGAAAGAAAATAATCATAACTTAGTAGGAATCGTGGTAGTTAGCCACAGTAACACGCTTGCACAGGAAATTATTAATTTTGTAAAAGTATTTAAGCAGGAAAACTTTGCATTGGAAAATGGTGGAAATGCAAGCAGAGAAGTTTACGGAACAAATGTCGAAAATGTCAAGGAAGCAATAATCCGTGCTGACAGCGGTGCTGGAGTACTTGTTTTCGTAGATATGGGAAGTTCTGTATTTAATGCAGCTAAGGCAATAAAAGAGCTGGAAGGGCAAGTTGAAGCAAAAATTGCAGATGCCCCATTAGTGGAAGGAATAATTTCAGCAGTTGCAGCTAACTTTGATGGAATTAGCTTAGCTGACTTAAAAATAATTGCTGAGGATAGCAGAAAATTTACAAAATTAAAAAAAGAAATTTAA
- the rimM gene encoding ribosome maturation factor RimM (Essential for efficient processing of 16S rRNA), which yields MENLVNIGTIVGTHHLRGSVKITSIFENIELIENERVLLEKNDKKKLLVVKNVKRLNDKKAILDFEGIENIDAAKELNGYKVKIRRDLLPERNEDDFYVKDLFGIEVFSENEKIGEIIDVMETAAHNILIIEDINTKKEIMVPLIDEFVTKIDFPNNRIEVSLIDGMRE from the coding sequence ATGGAGAACTTAGTAAATATAGGAACAATTGTCGGAACACATCATTTACGTGGAAGCGTTAAAATTACCTCAATTTTTGAAAATATCGAACTTATCGAAAATGAGCGTGTTCTTCTTGAAAAAAATGACAAAAAGAAATTACTTGTCGTAAAAAACGTAAAAAGGCTAAATGACAAAAAAGCAATTTTAGACTTTGAAGGAATTGAAAATATCGATGCTGCAAAAGAGCTGAATGGCTATAAGGTCAAAATACGCCGTGATTTGCTCCCTGAAAGAAATGAAGATGATTTTTATGTAAAAGACTTATTTGGAATAGAAGTATTTTCTGAAAATGAAAAAATTGGAGAAATTATTGATGTAATGGAAACTGCAGCACATAACATCTTAATTATAGAAGATATTAATACAAAAAAAGAAATTATGGTTCCATTAATTGATGAATTTGTAACAAAAATAGACTTTCCAAATAACAGAATCGAAGTAAGCCTGATTGACGGAATGAGAGAATAG
- a CDS encoding PadR family transcriptional regulator yields the protein MDKIILGILMLHRMTAYELRNVIRNNFKSMCSDSLGSIQAALKKLLMLEMVTFEELVEKGVNKKRYAITDIGQKTLIEWIKVPIDISKTKNLDIGKLLFMGYISENEQKNLIDKIIHSLEEEYTALKKLRESIHIEDERAALKNYLLIDTEYQERIRNLNKGNDISENIKEISKFTVATLDYGIDITAFNIEWFKKLKKRI from the coding sequence ATGGATAAAATAATTTTAGGAATTTTAATGTTACATAGAATGACCGCATATGAGCTTCGAAATGTTATCAGGAATAATTTTAAATCTATGTGCAGCGATAGCCTCGGGAGCATTCAGGCAGCTCTCAAAAAATTGCTTATGTTGGAAATGGTTACTTTTGAAGAGCTTGTTGAAAAAGGAGTAAATAAAAAAAGATACGCAATAACTGATATTGGACAAAAAACATTGATAGAATGGATAAAGGTTCCTATTGATATCTCAAAGACAAAAAATTTAGATATTGGAAAACTTCTTTTTATGGGATATATTTCAGAAAATGAACAAAAAAATCTGATTGATAAAATCATTCATTCTTTAGAGGAGGAATATACGGCACTAAAAAAATTAAGGGAATCAATACATATCGAAGATGAAAGAGCAGCACTTAAAAACTATTTACTTATAGATACAGAATATCAGGAGAGAATTAGAAATCTAAATAAAGGAAATGATATATCTGAAAACATTAAAGAAATCAGTAAATTTACAGTGGCTACTTTAGATTATGGAATTGATATTACTGCTTTTAACATAGAATGGTTTAAAAAATTGAAGAAAAGAATATAG
- a CDS encoding CPBP family glutamic-type intramembrane protease yields MNDTNRVKRNIIIFTIFSTACGWIGYLVDKLFGQAHYENVGTMAGKEPFGMLIWLVSPLICTILLRTFGEDGWKNSAFSINFKNNKKLYLIGFLIYPTVTLIVILTGLITKGVKFSNVSIGIAAYIGILSAQIAIQFIKNIFEESVWRAYLTNQLLKLKLSDLKLYLLIGFIWWIWHLPYIMIFLSESEIQNTLPVGRLTFFLIGTIVVTCWTVMYTEIFRVTKSMWPLVIMHTMEDAVINPLLLLGIVSVEKNQAFLFSLSVGIIPTILYLIVGLAIRNWRKKQENQSKKESV; encoded by the coding sequence ATGAATGATACAAATAGGGTTAAACGAAACATAATTATTTTTACGATTTTTAGTACTGCTTGTGGTTGGATAGGATATCTTGTTGATAAATTGTTCGGTCAAGCCCATTATGAAAATGTTGGAACAATGGCAGGGAAAGAACCTTTTGGAATGCTTATCTGGTTAGTATCTCCATTAATTTGTACAATTCTTCTTCGTACCTTTGGAGAAGACGGGTGGAAAAATTCAGCATTTTCTATTAATTTTAAAAATAATAAAAAGTTATATTTGATTGGCTTTTTGATATATCCTACTGTTACTTTAATTGTTATATTAACGGGATTAATAACGAAAGGTGTCAAATTTTCCAATGTAAGTATTGGAATTGCAGCCTATATTGGGATTTTATCTGCACAAATTGCCATTCAATTTATAAAAAACATATTTGAAGAATCAGTTTGGAGAGCTTATCTTACAAATCAATTATTAAAATTAAAATTATCTGATTTGAAATTGTACTTACTTATCGGATTTATCTGGTGGATTTGGCACTTGCCTTATATTATGATATTTTTGTCCGAAAGTGAAATACAAAACACTTTACCGGTTGGAAGATTGACTTTTTTCCTTATTGGAACAATAGTAGTAACATGTTGGACGGTGATGTATACGGAAATTTTTAGAGTTACTAAATCTATGTGGCCATTAGTTATTATGCATACTATGGAAGATGCAGTGATAAATCCGCTGCTTCTTTTAGGAATTGTATCTGTAGAAAAAAATCAGGCGTTTCTTTTTTCACTTTCAGTAGGTATAATTCCGACAATTCTTTATTTAATAGTGGGATTAGCTATTAGAAATTGGAGAAAAAAACAAGAGAACCAAAGCAAAAAAGAAAGTGTATAA
- a CDS encoding gamma carbonic anhydrase family protein — translation MIYELDGIKPKILGEVFIAESADVIGNVELNDGVNIWFGAVLRGDVEKITIGKNSNVQDNSTLHTDFGLPCIVGENVTVSHNVILHSCEIGDNVIVGMGSTVLNGTKIAPNCLIGAGSLVTHKIPYEKGVLILGSPAKIVRKLTDEEIEHIQKNADHYVKNGKLFAKTLKK, via the coding sequence ATGATTTATGAATTGGACGGGATAAAACCTAAAATATTGGGAGAAGTGTTTATTGCTGAAAGTGCTGATGTTATAGGAAATGTTGAACTGAATGACGGGGTAAATATATGGTTTGGTGCGGTACTAAGAGGAGATGTGGAGAAAATAACTATAGGGAAAAATAGCAATGTTCAGGATAATTCGACATTGCATACTGATTTTGGACTTCCCTGTATTGTAGGAGAAAATGTTACTGTAAGTCATAATGTGATACTTCATAGCTGTGAAATAGGAGATAATGTGATAGTAGGAATGGGAAGCACTGTTTTAAACGGAACAAAAATCGCTCCTAACTGTCTTATAGGTGCAGGTTCTTTAGTTACTCATAAAATTCCTTATGAAAAAGGTGTTCTTATTTTAGGAAGTCCTGCTAAAATAGTGAGAAAATTAACTGACGAAGAAATAGAACATATTCAAAAAAATGCTGACCATTATGTAAAAAATGGAAAATTGTTTGCTAAAACTTTGAAAAAATAG